The genomic segment TTGAAAATTCTCTGCACCACCTTTGTTCCAACGAAATTGTTGCGATCTTGCTGCGCTAATAACAATTGGTAATTCTGCAGGTGTTTCTACATTTTCTAAGTACTTAAATTCCCATTTTTTTAACTGTGCTCTGTAGCTTAAATCTAAATCTTCTGTAAGTGTGTCTCCTTCCCAATTGCCTGCATCGTAAATACATTCTTTACGCCAAACACCAGCAGTTCCATTAAAATTTATAAAATGTCCTTTGCTATTTCTACCCACTTGTTCTAAAGTAAAATGTGCGTCTAAAGCAAAAGCCTGTATTTTAGTTAACGTAGAATAATTTCTATTGATGTGTCCCCAACGTGTTTGAACCACCCCAACTTTATCATCCTTAAAATAAGGAACAGTTTGGTGCAACCACGTTTTTTGTGGTAGAAAATCGGCATCGAAAATGGCAATAAACTCTCCTTTTGCTATTTTTAAACCTTCTTTAAGTGCACCCGCTTTAAAACCTTGTCTGTTGCTACGTCTAATATGTTTTATATCGATTCCTTTTTCTTGAATTTTTTTGATATGTTTTGCAGTCGTTTCGATAGATTCGTCTGTAGAATCGTCTAAAACCTGAATTTCCAATTTATCTAAAGGATATTGTAATTTTGCGATATTTTTTAGCAAACGTTTCATTACATACAATTCGTTATAAACAGGCAATTGTATGGTTACGAATGGAATTTTATCGGGATTTGTAAAATCGAATTTCTTTGAAGTATCTGTTTTTTTTTGCGCTTTTAAATAATTGAAGAGCAAGTTTAATTGTGCCAAAGCATACATGAAAATAAGCAGTAGCGATATTGAATAAATTACAATTGTTATTACGACGATAGTATCTAATATCATTACTTGAAACTATATTTAAAAATCCAACCTAAAATTTTAATTCCGGCCATAATACTTCCTTTTATGGTTCCAGAAACCTTAGAAACGCCAATTCTGTTTCTGTATTTTACAGGAATTTCTACGTAAGACATTTTATGCTTTAATACTTTTAATTGCATTTCCACGGTCCAGCCATAGGTTTTATCTTCCATATTTAAGGCTAGCAATTTATTATATTTAATCGCTCTAAAAGGGCCTAAATCTGTAAATTTTGCTCCAAAAAATATTTTCATTAAAAAAGTTGCTAACCAATTTCCAAAAACTTGTTGTGGAGTCATAGCACCATTTTCACGAAGATATTTTGCACGAGCACCAATTACAAAATCGATATTTTTATTAATAATAGGAGATATAATTTCTGTTAATTGTTCTGGATAATCGGAATAATCGCCATCTAAAAAAACAACAATGTCTGGTTTTATTTCTTGGTTTGCAATATATTCTATTCCTTTTAAACAAGCATAACCATAGCCTTTTCTATCTTCAGATAAAACAGTTGCACCAGCATTGTAGGCATTTTCTTTTGTATTATCTGTAGAATTATTACTAATAACAATAATTTCTTGTACGTTTTTAGGAATATCTTTTATAACATTTCCAATGGAATCTTGCTCGTTATAAGCAGGAATTATTACTTTAATTTTTAAATTCATTAAAATTTTGTGTTTGGGTTGTCTCTCTTAAAACTAAAATAAGAAGTCCATTCTCCAATTTTTTTATTAGACTTGTAACGTTCGGTTTTTTTTAGACGATTTTTATAATAAATTAAAGAATATCCATCTTTTTTACCATTCTTATACTGAATTTTTGTCTTTGTGTCTTTATCGTAAAAAATCCACCAATTACTAGCTTTATTATTTATATAACTACCTTCTTTAAGTAGTTTATTATTTTTTGCGTAAAAGTACCAATAACCTGTTTTTTTATCATAATTAAAATGACCTTTTTTTTCTATATTTCCATTTGTGTAATAAAAAGTCCAAAAATCTACTTTTTGCTCATTTAGTATCCATCCTGCAGATTTTAAATTGCCTTTTTCATCATGATTTTTAACAAATTCTTTTTGGTTTGTGGTTGTTAAGAAAAATAAAACGGTCATATATTTTAGAAACATATTCTTTAAATTTTAATGTTTTCATTTTAAAAAAAAACTATCTAAATAAGATAGATACCTTTATTTAATGTTTTTTTAAGCTTTGGTTAATCTCTTGTTTTTGTTGTCGTTTTAAATAAGACAAACTTTCATGTGCAACACATTTTATATACGAGTTTTTTAATTTTTTGGTTTTTTTAAAGAAAAATAAAACCGCAAGCTTCTTTTTCTCGTATATAAAGTGTCACTAACAAAAAAAAACTAAAATTATGACAAACAAAATGAAAACAGTTATAGGTTTATGCCTATTATTATCGAGTGTATGTATTGCACAAAGTCCAGTGAATGGTTTTATGAAAAAATCTGGAGAAGGGTCTGTGGTCTTATCCTATTCTAAAGAATCTTATAGTAAAGTTTTTTTAGTACCCAATGAAATTAATGGTGTACCTACTTTTAACGATGTAATTATTAGTAGTGTATCGTTTTTTGGAGAGGTTGGTGTTTCAGATAACTTTAATGTAGTTTTAAATGTACCTTATATTAGAGCAGAAGGAAATGCTTCTGATGCAGTTTTAGCAAATAATGGTTTTGAAAACGAAAGAAAAGGAGTTCAAGATTTAAAAGTATATGCAAAATATAGGTTTCATACCATTAATTTTGAGAAAAGTACCTTAGACTTTATTGGTGCTGCTGGTATCGAAACGCCTATAGGAAATTATAATGCAGATGAAGATTTACAATCTATTATTGCAATTGGTAACCAGGCAACTACGTATAATGCTTTTGGTATTGCTACTTTTAAATTACAATCTGGTTTTTTTACAACAGGTCAATTAGGGTATAGTGTAAGAAGTAATGAAGTGCCAAATGCATTATTAAGTGAGTTAAAAATTGGTTATGCTGCTTCTAAATTTTATGTAGATGCTTTTGTTGCAAATCAATTATCAGATGATAGTGGAGTAGATATTTTAGGAGAAGGTTTTACCGGATTTTTTCCTGCAACGCGTGTAAATTATACAAGAATTGGTGTCAATGCTTTTTATCCATTTACAAAAGAAATAGGAGTTACAGCAGGAACAAATGCTTACATTTCTGGTAGAAACTTAGGGAAAGCTACTGGATTTTACGGAGGATTGGTATACTCATTTTAATTAAAAACTTAACAAAACTTACAATTATGAAAAATTTATATATTTTAAAATACACGCTAATTTCTATCATTACAATTAGCTTTTTATATTCATGCGAAACAGCCTCTAGTTACGAGGACGAATTACCTTCAATTGCAAATATTGCAGTTTCTAATGCCGATTTTAGCACACTAGAAACAGCAGCAGTTGCAGGAGGCGTTGTTGGAGATCTAAGTAACTCTAACCCAGATGATCCAAGTGGAGCTTATACAGTTTTTGCACCTACGAATGGTGCATTTGCAAGGTTAGGATTAAATAGTGAAACACTTGGTGTGCTTCAAAAATCGTTTTTAAAGAATACATTATTATATCATGTTTCTAATGGAAATTTAAAAGGGAGCTCTATTAGTAATGGAGGATCTTCTATATCTGCGCTTGCAGTAGACAGACGTTTTATTACTCGTGGAAACGATACTTACATTAACGGATCGAAAATTCTTGCTACAGATGTTATGGCAAGTAATGGTACTGTTCATGTAATTGATAAAGTAATGATTGCAAGTGGAGCAGATATTGTTCAAACAGCAATCGCATTACAAACAGCGAAAGTATTTACAAATCCAGAATTAACTTATTTGGTAGAAGCAGTAATTTATGCAGAGTTAGTAGATGCACTTACAGCTTCAAATGGAAGTTCTTCTTTTACAGTGTTTGCGCCAACTGATAAAGCTTTTGTAGAATTAGGAGTGGCACTTGGTTTAACATTCGAAAAGCCAGCAGATATTCGTCAATTACCAAAAGAAACAGTGCAAAAAGTGCTTTTAAACCACGTAATTGCAAATGATGGGAAATTTACATCAGAATTAAACGCAGGTACAGTAACTACTTTAAGTGGAGACGATTTAACTTTAGGGGCTTTTACAAATGGAACTCTTACTGTTACAGGTGTTGGAAATGGAGGTAACGTTGCAAATATGGGAATACCAGATGTGCAAACAACCAATGGTATTGTACACGTTATCGATAGAGTGTTATTGCCAAACTTATAAAAACTTTTTTTTTGAGTGATTGATTGATTTGATTTAATAAGCCACAGATTTTATCTGTGGTTTATTTTTTTACAAGAGTTTTTTTTGAAGTAGTATTTATGTTGAAATAGAGCTTCTTAAATTGTTAAAAAAATAATAGTTTGCTCTAAATCAAAGAACTTTTTCTAATTAACGAAAATACATCTAATAAATAAAGGACTCCTTTAAAAAAAAGTCCTTTATTTATTTTTTATTGAAATAATTTATCACAAATAAATAACTTTTTAAAGGTGATTTTATTTTTGAGTTTATGATTAATTATGAAACTGCAAATTATTTTTTATTCACCAATTGCATTAAATCTACATCATTTCCAAGTAAAATTTCTGTTGGATTTATTCTTCCATCTTCAGGACCATTTTCTAATTTTAAAACCCCTCTTGGACAAACTGCAGAACAAACTCCACAACCCACACAACTGGCTCTTACAATATTTTCTCCTTTTTGTGCATAGGCTCTCACATCAATTCCTTGTTCGCAATATGTAGAACAATTTCCACACGAAATACATTGGCCGCCATTTGTGGTAATTCTAAATCTCGATTTAAAACGTTGTACCAAACCCAAATAGGCGGCTAAAGGGCATCCAAAACGACACCAAACTCTGTTACCGAAAATTGGATAAAAACCGGTTCCAATAACCCCAGCGAACCAAGCACCAATTAAGAAACTATAACTGTCTTTAATCCATTGAGAATTTATTCCTAAAAACGATTGTGCTCCTGTAAAATAACAATAAAGTGTTACTAAAGTCATTACCAAAGAGAAAACTAAAACAGAATGAATTAACCATCTTTCCAGCTTCCAAGCATTTAAACTTTTGTTGGAATGCTGTCTATAAGGATCTCCTAAAGTTTCAGCCAAACCACCACAACCACAAACCCAAGAACAATACCAACGTTTTCCGAAGAAATACACCATAACTGGCACAATTACTAAGGTTAAAACGATTCCCCAAACCAAGATGAAAATTCCAATTCCGCCAGTTTCTGTTAAACTTTTAAGGTTCCATTCAAAGAAAAAATCATAATCTAAAGGAAAAGCATTTTTAAAATCATATTCTGGCATTTGAAGGCTTGCCATAATTTCTGGAATTAAAAAAGCAAACACAATTTGAAAAAATAAGACAGAAATAGTTCTTACAATTTGATATTTATTATGCCTGTATTTTATAAACATTCGTACACCCATAGTTAGCATAACTGTACAATATAAAAAACCATAAACAAACCATTGGCTGGCAGGTCTGCCAGCCAAAAACTGACTTATTGGGTCTAAAATAAACGTCCAGTTTACAACATAATCTGCAAAGAAATATAACACCAAATAAAAGGAAACTAAAAAGATAAGCACCATCCACGCAATAAAGCCTCTGTTGGTTGCAGATTCGTGGTAAATTCCATCGTTTTTAATACCAGGTTTGCCCAACAAAATTAAGTTGGGAAGAATAAATAACAATGCACCAAGAATTCCCAAACCAAAAGTTAAAAACCAAGCCAAACCAGGGTTTTCTGTGACAAAGCCTTTACCTGCTTTTTTTGCCAAATTAAAGCTTAGGGTGTGTGGTTTTCCATTTATTTTATATTGATATTGTTCCCCTTTTTTATCCCAATTTTTTTCTGCTTCGTATTTTGCAATTTGTTTATCGTAATAATCATTCGATTTTTGATATGCTTTTCGAACGCGACTCGAAAACTCGAAGATATTTAGTTTTTTATCTGTAACAACAGCTTCCTGTAATGCATCTTTAATTAGTGTGCTTTTGTAATTTTTTTCCTTTAAAAAAGAATCTAATTCGGCTTGTTTTAAGTTAAATGAACCCGAAAAAATTGTTCCTATAAATATGGCCAATCCTGTTAAAAAGATAATTAGACCTAAATTTTTTATGATTTTCAAAATGATAGTTTTTTATAAAAATTAAATACTTTTTTTTTGATATAGAATTTCTCTTAATTACTTTTACTAAAAATTCGTTTCCAACTTTTATTTTTCAATTGAATGTTAGTGTTGTTTTCTTTGTTGAATTTTTTAAGAATTTCAGCTTCATGTAGTTTGTAAAATTCTGGATCGAAATTAGCATCTCTTAAATATTCTAAAACATATTCTATAGATTTGTTTTCGGTTAACCATTTGTCGAAAATTTCGTGGCGCATTCGAATTCCGAAAGTATTTATTCCTAAAAATTTATTAGAATTTTTATCAAAAGAAATGGTAATACATTTATGCTCTTTTGGATGTTTCCATTGAAAATATGCTTCGTTTTCTTGTTTATTTTTTTCACTAAAAACCCAACCATACGTTTGGTATTCGATATCTAAGAATTTTGCTGAATTAAACCAATGCCCGGGTTTGTATGCTGTTTTATTTCCACAAATGGTTTGTGCAAGTGCTTCTCCCATCATTCTTCCTGTGTACCAAACCGCTTCAATATTTCTTCTTTGTCCAATTGCTTCGTGTTGCTCTGCACAGTCGCCAATGGCATAAATATCTTTAATATTTGTTTCTAAAAAACGGTTTACTAAAACCCCTTTTTTAGTTTCGATAGTACTGTCTTTTAAAAAGTCGATATTTGGTGTAACTCCAGCAGTTAACCCCACTACATTACAAAATATTTCTTCGCCAGTTTCTTCGATAATTACAGAACTTACTTTGCCTAATTTATCGGATTTTATTTCTTTTAAATTGGTGCTTAAACGTAAATCTATATGATGTTCTTTTATATGATTGTTAATCATTTTAGATTCTTGTGCAGGTAAAACCCCATTCCAAAAACTATCTTCACGAACTAAAAAAGTAACAGGAATATCTCTACTTCTTAGCATTTCTGCCAATTCTATTCCAATTAATCCACCTCCAACAATTACAGCTCTTTTACAGGTTTTATTATCTGGCGCATGTTTTTCTAACTTTTCTAAATCTTGTTTATGATACATTCCCATAACTCCTTCTAAATCTTGCCCAGGCCAACCAAATTTATTTGGTTTAGAACCAGTTGCAATAATTAGTTTAGAATACGTTAAAGAAGTTCCGTTCGAGAATTCTAAATTTTTGTTTTCAGTATCTACTTTTGCAACATAACCTTTCTTTAATTCAATATTATTCTTTTCCCAAAACCAATTTTCGTAAGGTTGTGTATGTTCGAACTTCATGTGCCCCATATATATGTACATGAGTGCTGTTCTAGAAAAAAAGTATTTATGCTCAGCAGAGACAATGGTAATTTTTTTATCAGAATTTTTTCTAATGTGTCTGGCTACAGTTACACCAGAAATTCCATTACCAATAATAACGATATGTTCCATATTTAATTAATTGTTGCTTTTATGTCGAAGCTAAAGTTAAGAACTTAAAATTTAAATGTAGTTTAGAATCGATTTAAATAAAGGATTGTTTTTTTTGTAAGTTATTGTAAGAAGTAAAGACTTACTTACAAATTTTTAATATCCAATTAAATAAAAATCAATCAAAATGAACAAATCAATTTTTAAATTAGTATTTACGGCAGTTTTAGTAGTAAGTTTTCAATCTTTCGCACAAGAAGATAACAATAGTAAAAGTAACATACAAACCTACACACCTTCAAAATTATTAAATAAAGGACAGTGGGATATTAAGTTTTTCAACAATTTATATACAGAAACAAAAAGTATAAATAAAGGAGTAAAAAAAGATAAAGTTAGAGAAAATTATTTTACATCTACAATAGAGGTTTTTACTGGTGTTTCCGATAATAATAGGATAAATGTTGGTGCAATTTTAGAATATCGTTCCAATACGATTAACGGAAGAAGTGCATTAACCGTTTTTGAATTAGGAAGCGATGTAAACTCAAGAAAAGGATTGTCTTCTTTTGCACCTGCAGTTAAAATTCAGCCAATAGAAAATGTTGGAAATTTCTCTATTCAAAGTGCTTTTCATATCCCTTTATTTAAAGATGAAAAAAATGCAGATGGTGTTTTCTTAGATCAAACAGCATACACTTTTCAAAATAGATTTTTCTACGATTATACCTTACCAAGTGGAGACTGGCAATTATTTACAGAGTTAAATACAGAATATAATTTTGGTGCAGAAACAAGTTTTGCCAACAATACATTTGTTTTGGCTCCTGGTGTTTTTATGAGTTATTTCCCCTCAGATAAATCTACAGTTTTAGGTTTTGTACAACATTACCAACGTTTTGGAGATTTTACACAAGATTTTACAGCATTGGGTTTTGGTGGAAAATACCAATTGAACCAAACTTTAAATTTAGAAGTTTTGTACAGTAAATTTGTAAGAGGAGAAGATACTGGCTTAGGACAAAGTTTTAACATTGGTTTAAGAGCGTTGTTTTAACAAAAAGAACTATTTTTAGGGAGAAATATGAAAACAAAAAACTTCCTTTTACTTCTTTTAATACCATTCTGTTTTTCCTGTAGTAGAAGCCAAACTAAAAAAATTAACGGAGTAAGTTTTGTAGCATCAAGAGATACTATACAACAAGCACATATAAACCCTGTACTAAAGGTACAAAGCAATTACGTTGCTTTGATGCCTTTTGGTTTTATTAGAGAGTTGTCTATACCTAAAATTATGCATAATACAAAAAGGCAATGGTTTGGAGAAACCAAAAATGGTTTGTTACAATATGCTAAAGAATTTAAAAAGCAAGGCATAAAAATAATGATAAAACCACATATTTGGGTATATCATGGAGAGTTTACTGGAGATATAAAAATGACTTCCGAAGAAAATTGGGCGATTTTAGAAAACTCGTATTTAGAATTTATTTTAACCTACGCAAAAGTTGCAGAAAAGTTAGAAGCTTCTATTTTATGTATAGGAACTGAATTAGAGCAATTTGTAATAAATAGACCCGATTACTGGCAAAAAATAATCAAAGAAATTAGAAAAGTTTACAAAGGAAAACTAACGTATGCAGCAAATTGGGATGAATTTAAAAGAGTGCCTTTTTGGAGTGAATTAGATTTTATTGGAGTAGATGCTTATTTTCCATTAACAGATAAAAAATCGCCAACAGTTGCAGATTTCGAGAAAGGTTGGAAACCACATAAAGAGGAAATTAAACAAGTACAGAAACAATTTAATAAACCAGTTTTATTTACTGAATTTGGGTATAGAAGTGTCGATTTTTCTGGAAAAGAACCTTGGAATTCCAATAGAGTAGTGGAAAGTATAAATTTGCAGGCACAAGTAAATGGATTGCAAGCAATACACAACCAATTTTGGCAAGAAGATTGGTTTGCAGGTGGTTTTGTTTGGAAATGGTTTCATAGTCACGATCGAGTTGGAGGAGAAAAAAATAATCGTTTTACACCACAAAATAAACCAGCAGAAGAATTGTTGAGAAAATTATATTCCCAATAAAATATGATAATTATCGTTTTCTTTCTAAAGAATTGATTGTAAATTTGAGTAATTTAAAAGCAAAAATTATGAAAAAAATAGTTGTACCTGTAGATTTTTCAAATCACTCAGAACACGCGTTAAAAACCGCAACGCAATTGGCAAAAAAAACAAATGCATCTATAATTGCATTGCATATGTTAGATTTACAAGAAGTTAATTTGGCGGAAAGCCCAAGTTATCAGCAAGAAAAAGCAGTTTTCTTTTTAAAATTAGCAGAAAAAAGATTTAAAGAGTTTTTAGAAAAAGACTATTTAGAAGAGGTAAATGTAGTGCCAATTATAAAACATTACAAAGTTTTTAGTGAAGTAAATGTAGTTGCCAAAGAAGTAAATGCCGATTTAATTATTATGGGATCTCATGGAGTTAGCGGTTTAAAAGAGTTTTTTATGGGCTCGAATACAGAAAAAGTAGTTCGTTATTCCGAAGTTCCTGTTTTGGTAATTAAAAAAGAACTACATGATGTAAGCTTTAAAGATGTTGTGTTTGCGACAGATTTTTCTGAAAAATCAATCCCTGCATTTAAAAAAATGCTTAAAACTTTAGAATTATTTAATGCAAAAAAGCATATTTTGTACGTAAATTTACCAAACGAAAATTTTAAAACAACTCCAGAAATGGATGCCTTGGCGTATCATTTTTTAATGGAAGCAGAAGGAAATGTAGATCGATTAATAAACACAAATTTTGTGTGCGCAAGGTCTATAGAAGATGGAATTTTAAATTTTTCGAATGCAGTTGGTGCAGATTTAATAGCAACAGCAACACATGGTAGAAAAGGATTGTCGCATATTTTTTCTGGAAGTATTTCCGAAGATTTAACCAACCATGCTACCTTACCAATTATGACTTTTAAAATT from the Polaribacter cellanae genome contains:
- a CDS encoding toxin-antitoxin system YwqK family antitoxin, coding for MFLKYMTVLFFLTTTNQKEFVKNHDEKGNLKSAGWILNEQKVDFWTFYYTNGNIEKKGHFNYDKKTGYWYFYAKNNKLLKEGSYINNKASNWWIFYDKDTKTKIQYKNGKKDGYSLIYYKNRLKKTERYKSNKKIGEWTSYFSFKRDNPNTKF
- a CDS encoding 4Fe-4S binding protein, which translates into the protein MKIIKNLGLIIFLTGLAIFIGTIFSGSFNLKQAELDSFLKEKNYKSTLIKDALQEAVVTDKKLNIFEFSSRVRKAYQKSNDYYDKQIAKYEAEKNWDKKGEQYQYKINGKPHTLSFNLAKKAGKGFVTENPGLAWFLTFGLGILGALLFILPNLILLGKPGIKNDGIYHESATNRGFIAWMVLIFLVSFYLVLYFFADYVVNWTFILDPISQFLAGRPASQWFVYGFLYCTVMLTMGVRMFIKYRHNKYQIVRTISVLFFQIVFAFLIPEIMASLQMPEYDFKNAFPLDYDFFFEWNLKSLTETGGIGIFILVWGIVLTLVIVPVMVYFFGKRWYCSWVCGCGGLAETLGDPYRQHSNKSLNAWKLERWLIHSVLVFSLVMTLVTLYCYFTGAQSFLGINSQWIKDSYSFLIGAWFAGVIGTGFYPIFGNRVWCRFGCPLAAYLGLVQRFKSRFRITTNGGQCISCGNCSTYCEQGIDVRAYAQKGENIVRASCVGCGVCSAVCPRGVLKLENGPEDGRINPTEILLGNDVDLMQLVNKK
- a CDS encoding universal stress protein produces the protein MKKIVVPVDFSNHSEHALKTATQLAKKTNASIIALHMLDLQEVNLAESPSYQQEKAVFFLKLAEKRFKEFLEKDYLEEVNVVPIIKHYKVFSEVNVVAKEVNADLIIMGSHGVSGLKEFFMGSNTEKVVRYSEVPVLVIKKELHDVSFKDVVFATDFSEKSIPAFKKMLKTLELFNAKKHILYVNLPNENFKTTPEMDALAYHFLMEAEGNVDRLINTNFVCARSIEDGILNFSNAVGADLIATATHGRKGLSHIFSGSISEDLTNHATLPIMTFKI
- a CDS encoding glycosyltransferase family 2 protein → MNLKIKVIIPAYNEQDSIGNVIKDIPKNVQEIIVISNNSTDNTKENAYNAGATVLSEDRKGYGYACLKGIEYIANQEIKPDIVVFLDGDYSDYPEQLTEIISPIINKNIDFVIGARAKYLRENGAMTPQQVFGNWLATFLMKIFFGAKFTDLGPFRAIKYNKLLALNMEDKTYGWTVEMQLKVLKHKMSYVEIPVKYRNRIGVSKVSGTIKGSIMAGIKILGWIFKYSFK
- a CDS encoding cellulose synthase family protein, translating into MILDTIVVITIVIYSISLLLIFMYALAQLNLLFNYLKAQKKTDTSKKFDFTNPDKIPFVTIQLPVYNELYVMKRLLKNIAKLQYPLDKLEIQVLDDSTDESIETTAKHIKKIQEKGIDIKHIRRSNRQGFKAGALKEGLKIAKGEFIAIFDADFLPQKTWLHQTVPYFKDDKVGVVQTRWGHINRNYSTLTKIQAFALDAHFTLEQVGRNSKGHFINFNGTAGVWRKECIYDAGNWEGDTLTEDLDLSYRAQLKKWEFKYLENVETPAELPIVISAARSQQFRWNKGGAENFQKMMRRVIRSKNISFKTKIHSILHLLNSSMFTCIFLVAVLSIPMLYIKNEFEHLKIYFYVMSFFVISSLIFFICYWHMYKNIYGGGFLNFIKYIGAFFTFFSIAMGFSLHNTIAVLEGHFGKKSEFIRTPKFNIKNIKDAWKTNKYIKQKPSGHVIIEGVLAIYFAYGMYSAFIVGNEDGDFGLFPFHLMLFIGFSYVFFKSIFSKA
- a CDS encoding fasciclin domain-containing protein; translation: MKNLYILKYTLISIITISFLYSCETASSYEDELPSIANIAVSNADFSTLETAAVAGGVVGDLSNSNPDDPSGAYTVFAPTNGAFARLGLNSETLGVLQKSFLKNTLLYHVSNGNLKGSSISNGGSSISALAVDRRFITRGNDTYINGSKILATDVMASNGTVHVIDKVMIASGADIVQTAIALQTAKVFTNPELTYLVEAVIYAELVDALTASNGSSSFTVFAPTDKAFVELGVALGLTFEKPADIRQLPKETVQKVLLNHVIANDGKFTSELNAGTVTTLSGDDLTLGAFTNGTLTVTGVGNGGNVANMGIPDVQTTNGIVHVIDRVLLPNL
- a CDS encoding glycoside hydrolase family 113, with the translated sequence MKTKNFLLLLLIPFCFSCSRSQTKKINGVSFVASRDTIQQAHINPVLKVQSNYVALMPFGFIRELSIPKIMHNTKRQWFGETKNGLLQYAKEFKKQGIKIMIKPHIWVYHGEFTGDIKMTSEENWAILENSYLEFILTYAKVAEKLEASILCIGTELEQFVINRPDYWQKIIKEIRKVYKGKLTYAANWDEFKRVPFWSELDFIGVDAYFPLTDKKSPTVADFEKGWKPHKEEIKQVQKQFNKPVLFTEFGYRSVDFSGKEPWNSNRVVESINLQAQVNGLQAIHNQFWQEDWFAGGFVWKWFHSHDRVGGEKNNRFTPQNKPAEELLRKLYSQ
- a CDS encoding NAD(P)/FAD-dependent oxidoreductase, which translates into the protein MEHIVIIGNGISGVTVARHIRKNSDKKITIVSAEHKYFFSRTALMYIYMGHMKFEHTQPYENWFWEKNNIELKKGYVAKVDTENKNLEFSNGTSLTYSKLIIATGSKPNKFGWPGQDLEGVMGMYHKQDLEKLEKHAPDNKTCKRAVIVGGGLIGIELAEMLRSRDIPVTFLVREDSFWNGVLPAQESKMINNHIKEHHIDLRLSTNLKEIKSDKLGKVSSVIIEETGEEIFCNVVGLTAGVTPNIDFLKDSTIETKKGVLVNRFLETNIKDIYAIGDCAEQHEAIGQRRNIEAVWYTGRMMGEALAQTICGNKTAYKPGHWFNSAKFLDIEYQTYGWVFSEKNKQENEAYFQWKHPKEHKCITISFDKNSNKFLGINTFGIRMRHEIFDKWLTENKSIEYVLEYLRDANFDPEFYKLHEAEILKKFNKENNTNIQLKNKSWKRIFSKSN